A section of the Paenibacillus yonginensis genome encodes:
- a CDS encoding cupin domain-containing protein: MLKESRVHGEHLQPFGAYSLEYGPGEHVLDCHWHDESEFFYVLEGSVMFQVDEELFPVHAGEAVFIDGGDIHAGHAYGDEGCRFFCAGLRHPAAEQRQLRCDPEFDRFAVPGAQNLIPPADQPQYGGRIPPAGSSGRHPAALRAAEPRI, encoded by the coding sequence TAAGGAAAGCCGCGTACACGGCGAACATTTACAGCCCTTTGGCGCCTATTCGCTGGAATACGGCCCTGGAGAGCATGTGTTGGATTGCCATTGGCACGACGAATCGGAATTTTTTTATGTCCTGGAGGGCAGCGTGATGTTTCAGGTCGATGAGGAGCTGTTTCCCGTTCATGCGGGTGAGGCGGTTTTTATTGACGGCGGGGATATTCACGCAGGCCATGCTTACGGCGATGAAGGCTGCCGTTTTTTTTGCGCTGGTCTTCGGCACCCAGCTGCTGAGCAGCGCCAATTACGATGCGATCCAGAATTCGATCGTTTTGCCGTTCCAGGAGCGCAAAACCTCATTCCCCCGGCTGATCAGCCGCAGTACGGCGGAAGAATCCCGCCTGCTGGATCATCTGGACGCCATCCTGCAGCTTTGCGAGCAGCAGAACCTCGGATTTGA
- a CDS encoding helix-turn-helix transcriptional regulator yields the protein MTGQTPVDYINSYRIRQAAGMLSQTERKISDIALEVGFDNISYFIRVFRKMMKCSPSAFRRGELGEL from the coding sequence ATGACCGGACAGACCCCGGTGGATTATATTAACAGCTACCGGATCCGCCAGGCGGCGGGCATGCTGTCCCAGACTGAACGGAAGATTTCGGATATTGCGCTTGAAGTGGGGTTCGATAATATCAGCTATTTCATCCGCGTGTTCCGCAAAATGATGAAATGTTCCCCGTCGGCTTTCCGCCGCGGGGAACTTGGCGAGCTGTAA